Proteins from one Salvia hispanica cultivar TCC Black 2014 unplaced genomic scaffold, UniMelb_Shisp_WGS_1.0 HiC_scaffold_970, whole genome shotgun sequence genomic window:
- the LOC125200444 gene encoding 2-oxoglutarate-dependent dioxygenase AOP3-like has protein sequence MATTQELPKIPIFDLSTKNLSPSSSSWLPTCKSLREALEEFGFFLAKYENVSSQLDKQVFHVLEQVFNLPFETKSRNTSDLSFYGYVGKLPHAPVHESMGIPEATTLDAVQSFTNLMWPSGNKEFCENILCYARLVSEMEQLVDRMVFESYGAEKHHDSHVGSTTYLLRTIKYSVPKLDADNSSNMGTNIHTDKSFLSILYQNQVNGLQIQLRNGEWLDVDVPPGLFVVMAGDAYEVWSNGRIYAAKHQVIMKADKPRYCLAMFSFNHGIINIPEELVDAEHPLQFKPFDNFELARFYLSGATSMTESTAKAYCGVSA, from the exons ATGGCTACTACTCAAGAACTTCCCAAAATTCCAATCTTTGATCTCTCAACTAAAAACTTGAGTCCTAGTTCCAGCTCATGGCTTCCGACTTGCAAGAGCTTGCGAGAGGCTCTTGAAGAGTTCGGATTTTTCTTGGCAAAATACGAAAATGTTTCATCTCAACTAGACAAGCAAGTATTCCATGTTTTGGAACAAGTGTTTAATCTGCCATTTGAAACCAAATCTAGAAACACTTCTGACTTAAGTTTCTATGGTTATGTGGGAAAACTGCCCCATGCTCCCGTCCACGAAAGCATGGGAATTCCAGAAGCAACTACTCTAGATGCTGTTCAAAGCTTCACAAATCTAATGTGGCCATCAGGAAACAAAGAATTCTG TGAAAACATCCTATGCTATGCAAGGCTAGTTTCAGAGATGGAGCAACTAGTAGACAGAATGGTGTTTGAAAGTTATGGTGCAGAAAAACACCATGATTCCCATGTTGGATCGACAACTTATCTGCTAAGAACCATAAAATACTCGGTTCCCAAACTTGATGCAGACAACAGTAGTAATATGGGAACAAATATCCACACAGACAAGAGCTTCTTGTCGATACTTTACCAGAATCAGGTCAATGGACTGCAGATACAATTGAGGAACGGGGAATGGTTGGATGTTGATGTCCCACCTGGATTATTTGTCGTAATGGCTGGTGACGCTTATGAA GTATGGAGCAACGGAAGGATATATGCAGCCAAGCATCAAGTCATAATGAAAGCTGACAAGCCTAGATACTGCCTGGCTATGTTTTCATTTAACCATGGGATAATTAACATACCTGAGGAGCTGGTGGATGCCGAACACCCTTTGCAGTTTAAGCCTTTTGATAATTTTGAGTTGGCACGCTTCTACCTCAGTGGTGCAACCTCGATGACAG
- the LOC125200443 gene encoding type III polyketide synthase A-like, with the protein MSLNGEENHHHRRTPTPGKATLLAIGKAFPRQLVLQDLLVEGYIRDTNCDDLAIKEKLQRLCKTTTVKTRYTVLSKEILDEYPELATEGSPTIKQRLEIAHPAVLEMAKEASLACLKEWKRPAQDITHIVYVSSSEIRLPGGDLYLATELGLRNDVGRVMLYFLGCYGGATGLRVAKDIAENNPGSRVLLSTSETTILGFRPPNKARPYDLVGAALFGDGAAAVVVGADPIPGVETPFMELNTAVQQFIPGTSSVIDGRLSEEGIYFKLGRDLPQKIEENIEEFCKKLMAGAGLSDYNSVFWAVHPGGPAILNRLESTLGLESGKLECSRRALMDYGNVSSNTIFYVMEYMREELGKKGEKGEEWGLALAFGPGITFEGMLLRSLLF; encoded by the exons ATGTCCCTTAATGGTGAAGAaaaccaccaccaccgccgcaCCCCCACCCCAGGCAAGGCCACCCTCCTCGCCATCGGCAAGGCCTTCCCTCGCCAGCTCGTGCTTCAAGATCTCCTAGTTGAGGGCTACATCCGCGACACCAACTGCGATGACCTTGCCATCAAGGAGAAACTCCAACGCCTTT GCAAAACCACCACGGTGAAAACCCGATACACGGTGCTGTCGAAGGAGATACTCGACGAGTACCCTGAGCTGGCGACGGAAGGGTCCCCGACGATCAAGCAGCGCCTCGAGATCGCGCACCCGGCCGTCCTAGAGATGGCGAAGGAGGCGAGCCTGGCGTGCCTGAAGGAGTGGAAGCGCCCTGCGCAAGACATCACCCACATCGTGTACGTCTCCTCGAGCGAGATCCGCCTCCCCGGCGGCGACCTCTACCTCGCCACCGAGCTCGGCCTCCGCAACGACGTGGGGCGCGTGATGCTCTACTTCCTCGGGTGCTACGGCGGGGCGACGGGGCTGCGCGTGGCCAAGGACATCGCGGAGAACAACCCGGGCAGCCGCGTCCTCCTCTCCACCTCCGAGACCACCATCCTCGGCTTCCGGCCCCCGAACAAGGCCCGCCCCTACGACCTCGTCGGGGCGGCCCTCTTCGGCGACGGCGCCGCGGCGGTGGTGGTCGGCGCCGACCCGATCCCGGGCGTGGAAACGCCCTTCATGGAGCTGAACACGGCGGTGCAGCAGTTCATCCCGGGGACGAGCAGCGTGATCGACGGGCGGCTGTCGGAGGAAGGGATATACTTCAAGCTAGGGCGGGACCTGCCACAGAAGATAGAGGAGAACATCGAGGAGTTCTGCAAGAAGCTGATGGCCGGGGCCGGGCTGAGCGACTACAACTCGGTGTTCTGGGCGGTTCATCCGGGCGGACCGGCGATACTGAACCGGCTGGAGAGCACGCTGGGTTTGGAGAGTGGGAAGCTGGAATGCAGCAGGAGGGCGTTGATGGATTATGGGAATGTGAGTagtaatactatattttatgtgatggAGTATATGAGAGAGGAGTTGGGGAAGAAGGGAGAGAAAGGGGAGGAGTGGGGGCTGGCGTTGGCGTTTGGGCCGGGGATTACCTTTGAAGGGATGCTTCTGCGAAGCCTGCTTTTTTAA
- the LOC125200448 gene encoding uncharacterized protein LOC125200448 isoform X2: protein MEARGSDIGKHRGGGRRSSGIPQLFSSVPSLNEAASYLAGTTSIFTRCFPVSPASEEPHGNEMVQFASEDASAETTSLITNSNVSSSGHDLSASEFDAPLVHGAINRGSARASSQNSNAIVPANTNLNGNSIFQGLIEKVRRTVQGSADDIGWLQKDPDMPPVEDGTERFTEILDEIRHGVHRLPNTMIYLLVPGLFSNHGPLYFVNTKKSFSKMGLTCHIAKIHSEASVEKNAKEIKDYIEEIYWGSKKRVLLLGHSKGGIDAAAALSMYWDELKDKVAGLALAQSPYGGSPIASDILREGQLGDYVNMRKLMEILICKVIKGDLQALEDLTYEKRKEFLRKYQLPRELPVVSFHTEARISPAVLATLSRVAHAELPMFSGQPTTLPVIIPLGAVMAACAQLLQIRYGEKSDGLVTRRDAEVPGSIVVRPERKLDHAWMVYSSLNDDPSEADASQLCEALLRMLVEDVKKEKDEVAKKQE, encoded by the exons ATGGAAGCAAGAGGTTCCGATATCG GGAAGCACCGCGGTGGCGGTAGACGATCGTCCGGGATTCCACAATTATTTAGCTCAGTGCCATCTCTGAATGAGGCGGCATCGTATCTCGCCGGAACCACGTCGATTTTCACCCGCTGTTTCCCTG TAAGCCCTGCATCTGAAGAACCCCATGGAAATGAAATGGTTCAATTTGCTTCGGAAGATGCTTCAGCAGAGACCACATCTTTAATAACTAACAGCAATGTTTCTTCAAGTGGACATGATTTATCTGCTTCCGAATTTGATGCTCCTTTAGTCCATGGTGCAATCAATAGGGGCTCAGCTCGAGCGTCTTCTCAAAATTCTAATGCGATCGTGCCAGCAAATACCAACCTAAACGGAAATTCCATTTTTCAGGg CCTCATTGAAAAGGTTAGGAGGACAGTTCAGGGCTCTGCCGATGATATTGGCTGGCTACAAAAAGATCCAGACATGCCACCGGTTGAAGATGGAACTGAAAGATTTACAGAAATACTTGATGAAATACG ACATGGTGTGCACCGGTTGCCAAACACAATGATTTACTTGTTAGTCCCTG GTCTCTTCAGCAACCACGGTCCTCTTTATTTTGTGAACACAAAGAAAAGTTTTTCAAAGATGGGGCTCACTTGTCATATAGCCAAAATTCACAGTGAG GCTTCAGTGGAAAAGAATGCCAAAGAGATAAAGGACTATATAGAAGAAATATACTGGGGTTCCAAGAAACGTGTGTTGCTGCTCGGTCATAGTAAAGGCGGAATAGATGCTGCAGCCGCTTTGTCCATGTATTGGGATGAACTGAAAGACAAGGTTGCTGGATTAGCGTTAGCGCAGAGTCCATATGGTGGTAGTCCAATCGCTTCTGATATACTCCGGGAAGGTCAACTCGGCGATTATGTAAACATGCGTAAGCTGATGGAGATCCTTATATGTAAAGTCATCAAG GGTGATTTGCAGGCTTTAGAAGACTTAACTTAtgagaaaaggaaagagttCTTGAGGAAATATCAATTACCGAGGGAGCTGCCTGTCGTTTCCTTCCACACCGAGGCGAGGATCTCCCCTGCAGTTTTGGCCACGTTATCTCGTGTTGCTCATGCAGAGCTACCAATGTTCTCTGGGCAACCTACAACACTGCCTGTGATCATACCTCTGGGTGCTGTAATGGCTGCCTGTGCACAGCTGCTTCAGATTAGGTATGGGGAGAAGAGTGATGGCCTCGTCACTCGCCGTGATGCAGAGGTTCCTGGCTCGATAGTGGTCAGGCCAGAGCGCAAGCTAGACCACGCCTGGATGGTTTACTCATCGCTGAACGATGATCCATCAGAAGCAGACGCTTCTCAATTATGTGAAGCACTTCTCCGCATGCTTGTGGAGGATgtgaagaaagagaaagacgAAGTTGCCAAGAAACAAGAATGA
- the LOC125200448 gene encoding uncharacterized protein LOC125200448 isoform X1 → MEARGSDIGKHRGGGRRSSGIPQLFSSVPSLNEAASYLAGTTSIFTRCFPDISISPASEEPHGNEMVQFASEDASAETTSLITNSNVSSSGHDLSASEFDAPLVHGAINRGSARASSQNSNAIVPANTNLNGNSIFQGLIEKVRRTVQGSADDIGWLQKDPDMPPVEDGTERFTEILDEIRHGVHRLPNTMIYLLVPGLFSNHGPLYFVNTKKSFSKMGLTCHIAKIHSEASVEKNAKEIKDYIEEIYWGSKKRVLLLGHSKGGIDAAAALSMYWDELKDKVAGLALAQSPYGGSPIASDILREGQLGDYVNMRKLMEILICKVIKGDLQALEDLTYEKRKEFLRKYQLPRELPVVSFHTEARISPAVLATLSRVAHAELPMFSGQPTTLPVIIPLGAVMAACAQLLQIRYGEKSDGLVTRRDAEVPGSIVVRPERKLDHAWMVYSSLNDDPSEADASQLCEALLRMLVEDVKKEKDEVAKKQE, encoded by the exons ATGGAAGCAAGAGGTTCCGATATCG GGAAGCACCGCGGTGGCGGTAGACGATCGTCCGGGATTCCACAATTATTTAGCTCAGTGCCATCTCTGAATGAGGCGGCATCGTATCTCGCCGGAACCACGTCGATTTTCACCCGCTGTTTCCCTGATATTTCAA TAAGCCCTGCATCTGAAGAACCCCATGGAAATGAAATGGTTCAATTTGCTTCGGAAGATGCTTCAGCAGAGACCACATCTTTAATAACTAACAGCAATGTTTCTTCAAGTGGACATGATTTATCTGCTTCCGAATTTGATGCTCCTTTAGTCCATGGTGCAATCAATAGGGGCTCAGCTCGAGCGTCTTCTCAAAATTCTAATGCGATCGTGCCAGCAAATACCAACCTAAACGGAAATTCCATTTTTCAGGg CCTCATTGAAAAGGTTAGGAGGACAGTTCAGGGCTCTGCCGATGATATTGGCTGGCTACAAAAAGATCCAGACATGCCACCGGTTGAAGATGGAACTGAAAGATTTACAGAAATACTTGATGAAATACG ACATGGTGTGCACCGGTTGCCAAACACAATGATTTACTTGTTAGTCCCTG GTCTCTTCAGCAACCACGGTCCTCTTTATTTTGTGAACACAAAGAAAAGTTTTTCAAAGATGGGGCTCACTTGTCATATAGCCAAAATTCACAGTGAG GCTTCAGTGGAAAAGAATGCCAAAGAGATAAAGGACTATATAGAAGAAATATACTGGGGTTCCAAGAAACGTGTGTTGCTGCTCGGTCATAGTAAAGGCGGAATAGATGCTGCAGCCGCTTTGTCCATGTATTGGGATGAACTGAAAGACAAGGTTGCTGGATTAGCGTTAGCGCAGAGTCCATATGGTGGTAGTCCAATCGCTTCTGATATACTCCGGGAAGGTCAACTCGGCGATTATGTAAACATGCGTAAGCTGATGGAGATCCTTATATGTAAAGTCATCAAG GGTGATTTGCAGGCTTTAGAAGACTTAACTTAtgagaaaaggaaagagttCTTGAGGAAATATCAATTACCGAGGGAGCTGCCTGTCGTTTCCTTCCACACCGAGGCGAGGATCTCCCCTGCAGTTTTGGCCACGTTATCTCGTGTTGCTCATGCAGAGCTACCAATGTTCTCTGGGCAACCTACAACACTGCCTGTGATCATACCTCTGGGTGCTGTAATGGCTGCCTGTGCACAGCTGCTTCAGATTAGGTATGGGGAGAAGAGTGATGGCCTCGTCACTCGCCGTGATGCAGAGGTTCCTGGCTCGATAGTGGTCAGGCCAGAGCGCAAGCTAGACCACGCCTGGATGGTTTACTCATCGCTGAACGATGATCCATCAGAAGCAGACGCTTCTCAATTATGTGAAGCACTTCTCCGCATGCTTGTGGAGGATgtgaagaaagagaaagacgAAGTTGCCAAGAAACAAGAATGA
- the LOC125200448 gene encoding uncharacterized protein LOC125200448 isoform X3, translated as MVQFASEDASAETTSLITNSNVSSSGHDLSASEFDAPLVHGAINRGSARASSQNSNAIVPANTNLNGNSIFQGLIEKVRRTVQGSADDIGWLQKDPDMPPVEDGTERFTEILDEIRHGVHRLPNTMIYLLVPGLFSNHGPLYFVNTKKSFSKMGLTCHIAKIHSEASVEKNAKEIKDYIEEIYWGSKKRVLLLGHSKGGIDAAAALSMYWDELKDKVAGLALAQSPYGGSPIASDILREGQLGDYVNMRKLMEILICKVIKGDLQALEDLTYEKRKEFLRKYQLPRELPVVSFHTEARISPAVLATLSRVAHAELPMFSGQPTTLPVIIPLGAVMAACAQLLQIRYGEKSDGLVTRRDAEVPGSIVVRPERKLDHAWMVYSSLNDDPSEADASQLCEALLRMLVEDVKKEKDEVAKKQE; from the exons ATGGTTCAATTTGCTTCGGAAGATGCTTCAGCAGAGACCACATCTTTAATAACTAACAGCAATGTTTCTTCAAGTGGACATGATTTATCTGCTTCCGAATTTGATGCTCCTTTAGTCCATGGTGCAATCAATAGGGGCTCAGCTCGAGCGTCTTCTCAAAATTCTAATGCGATCGTGCCAGCAAATACCAACCTAAACGGAAATTCCATTTTTCAGGg CCTCATTGAAAAGGTTAGGAGGACAGTTCAGGGCTCTGCCGATGATATTGGCTGGCTACAAAAAGATCCAGACATGCCACCGGTTGAAGATGGAACTGAAAGATTTACAGAAATACTTGATGAAATACG ACATGGTGTGCACCGGTTGCCAAACACAATGATTTACTTGTTAGTCCCTG GTCTCTTCAGCAACCACGGTCCTCTTTATTTTGTGAACACAAAGAAAAGTTTTTCAAAGATGGGGCTCACTTGTCATATAGCCAAAATTCACAGTGAG GCTTCAGTGGAAAAGAATGCCAAAGAGATAAAGGACTATATAGAAGAAATATACTGGGGTTCCAAGAAACGTGTGTTGCTGCTCGGTCATAGTAAAGGCGGAATAGATGCTGCAGCCGCTTTGTCCATGTATTGGGATGAACTGAAAGACAAGGTTGCTGGATTAGCGTTAGCGCAGAGTCCATATGGTGGTAGTCCAATCGCTTCTGATATACTCCGGGAAGGTCAACTCGGCGATTATGTAAACATGCGTAAGCTGATGGAGATCCTTATATGTAAAGTCATCAAG GGTGATTTGCAGGCTTTAGAAGACTTAACTTAtgagaaaaggaaagagttCTTGAGGAAATATCAATTACCGAGGGAGCTGCCTGTCGTTTCCTTCCACACCGAGGCGAGGATCTCCCCTGCAGTTTTGGCCACGTTATCTCGTGTTGCTCATGCAGAGCTACCAATGTTCTCTGGGCAACCTACAACACTGCCTGTGATCATACCTCTGGGTGCTGTAATGGCTGCCTGTGCACAGCTGCTTCAGATTAGGTATGGGGAGAAGAGTGATGGCCTCGTCACTCGCCGTGATGCAGAGGTTCCTGGCTCGATAGTGGTCAGGCCAGAGCGCAAGCTAGACCACGCCTGGATGGTTTACTCATCGCTGAACGATGATCCATCAGAAGCAGACGCTTCTCAATTATGTGAAGCACTTCTCCGCATGCTTGTGGAGGATgtgaagaaagagaaagacgAAGTTGCCAAGAAACAAGAATGA